A window of Campylobacter pinnipediorum subsp. pinnipediorum contains these coding sequences:
- a CDS encoding endonuclease III domain-containing protein — protein MNSTEIFLSLLKHNKRSFEELQWPNSDTFEVVVGVILVQNTTWKNTQKALSNLNNANLLSLDVIADLDIALLADLIKPSGFYNTKAKRLYGLIKAIKKDFDDFENFRQNVTREWLLGIKGIGPETCDAILCYACGRAEMVVDAYALRILNALDYEFESYDEAKEWLGSLDFDKIYKSTGLFDELGVFRLYHSLIMEFCKDYSKGKKLDHDVVKLHFGY, from the coding sequence TTGAACTCTACAGAAATTTTCTTATCACTTTTAAAACACAATAAAAGAAGTTTTGAAGAGTTACAATGGCCCAATTCTGATACCTTTGAAGTGGTAGTTGGTGTTATTTTGGTTCAAAATACAACTTGGAAAAACACACAAAAAGCACTTTCAAACCTAAACAATGCAAATTTGTTAAGCTTAGATGTGATAGCGGATTTGGATATAGCTTTACTTGCTGATTTGATAAAGCCAAGCGGTTTTTATAATACAAAAGCAAAACGACTTTATGGGCTAATAAAAGCCATAAAAAAAGATTTCGATGATTTTGAAAATTTTAGACAAAATGTTACAAGAGAGTGGCTTTTGGGTATAAAAGGCATAGGTCCTGAAACTTGCGATGCTATACTTTGCTATGCTTGTGGTAGGGCTGAGATGGTTGTTGATGCTTATGCTTTGCGTATTTTAAATGCTTTGGATTATGAGTTTGAAAGCTATGATGAAGCTAAAGAGTGGCTTGGGAGTTTGGATTTTGATAAAATCTATAAATCAACTGGGCTTTTTGATGAGCTTGGTGTATTTAGGCTTTATCACTCTTTAATTATGGAGTTTTGTAAAGATTATTCAAAAGGTAAAAAATTAGATCATGATGTGGTAAAATTGCATTTTGGTTATTGA